The Deinococcus wulumuqiensis R12 genome has a window encoding:
- the rplB gene encoding 50S ribosomal protein L2: MAVKKYRPYTPSRRQMTTADFSGLTKKRPEKALTEALPKTGGRNNRGRITSRFIGGGHKRLYRIIDFKRRDKSGVSAKVAAVEYDPNRSARIALLHYADGEKRYILAPEGLTVGATVNAGPEAEPKLGNALPLRFVPVGAVVHALELIPGKGAQLARSAGTSVQVQGKESDYVIVRLPSGELRRVHSECYATIGAVGNAEHKNIVLGKAGRSRWLGRKPHQRGSAMNPVDHPHGGGEGRTGAGRVPVTPWGKPTKGLKTRRKRKTSDRFIITRRK; the protein is encoded by the coding sequence ATGGCCGTCAAGAAATACCGTCCCTATACCCCCAGCCGTCGCCAGATGACGACTGCGGACTTCAGCGGACTGACCAAGAAGCGCCCCGAGAAGGCGCTGACCGAAGCGCTGCCCAAGACCGGTGGCCGCAACAACCGTGGCCGCATCACCAGCCGCTTTATCGGCGGCGGGCACAAGCGCCTGTACCGCATCATCGACTTCAAGCGCCGTGACAAGAGTGGCGTGAGCGCCAAGGTCGCCGCTGTCGAGTACGATCCCAACCGCAGCGCCCGCATCGCCCTGCTGCACTACGCCGACGGCGAGAAGCGCTACATCCTCGCGCCTGAAGGCCTGACCGTGGGCGCGACCGTGAACGCCGGTCCCGAAGCCGAACCCAAGCTCGGCAACGCGCTTCCCCTGCGCTTCGTGCCGGTGGGTGCTGTTGTTCACGCGCTCGAACTGATCCCCGGCAAGGGCGCCCAGCTCGCCCGCAGCGCGGGTACCAGCGTTCAGGTGCAGGGCAAGGAAAGCGACTACGTCATCGTGCGTCTGCCTTCGGGCGAACTGCGCCGCGTGCACAGCGAGTGCTACGCCACCATCGGTGCCGTGGGCAACGCCGAGCACAAGAACATCGTGCTGGGCAAGGCCGGACGCAGCCGCTGGCTGGGCCGCAAGCCCCACCAGCGTGGTAGCGCCATGAACCCCGTGGATCACCCCCACGGCGGTGGTGAAGGTCGTACCGGTGCGGGCCGCGTGCCTGTGACCCCCTGGGGCAAGCCCACCAAGGGCCTCAAGACGCGCCGCAAGCGCAAGACCTCGGACCGTTTCATCATCACCCGTCGTAAGTAA
- the rpmC gene encoding 50S ribosomal protein L29 → MKPSEMRNLQADDFAKEIDSRKKELMELRFQAAAGQLAQPHRVRQLRREVAQLNTVKAELARKGEQQ, encoded by the coding sequence ATGAAGCCCAGTGAGATGCGTAACCTGCAGGCTGACGATTTCGCCAAGGAAATCGACAGCCGCAAGAAAGAACTGATGGAGCTGCGCTTTCAGGCGGCGGCGGGCCAGCTGGCCCAGCCCCACCGTGTGCGCCAGCTTCGCCGCGAAGTGGCCCAGCTCAACACCGTCAAGGCCGAGCTGGCCCGCAAAGGGGAGCAGCAATGA
- the rplD gene encoding 50S ribosomal protein L4 → MAQINVIGQNGGRTIELPLPEVNSGVLHEVVTWQLASRRRGTASTKTRAQVGKTGKKMYSQKGTGNARHGDRSVPTFVGGGVAFGPKPRSYDYTLPRQVRQLGLAMAIASRQEAGKLVAVDGFEIADAKTKNFVSWAKQNGLDGSEKVLLVTDDENARRAARNVSWVSVLPVAGVNVYDILRHDRLVIDAAALEIVEEDAGEEQQ, encoded by the coding sequence ATGGCGCAGATCAACGTCATCGGGCAAAACGGGGGCCGCACCATTGAGCTGCCTCTGCCCGAAGTGAACAGCGGCGTGCTGCACGAAGTGGTGACCTGGCAACTCGCCAGCCGTCGCCGCGGCACCGCCAGCACCAAGACCCGCGCCCAGGTGGGCAAGACGGGCAAGAAGATGTACAGCCAGAAGGGTACGGGTAACGCCCGTCACGGCGACCGCAGCGTTCCCACCTTCGTGGGCGGCGGTGTGGCCTTCGGTCCCAAGCCCCGCAGCTACGACTACACCCTGCCCCGTCAGGTGCGTCAGCTCGGCCTGGCGATGGCGATCGCCAGCCGTCAGGAAGCGGGCAAGCTCGTGGCCGTTGACGGCTTCGAGATCGCCGACGCCAAGACCAAGAACTTCGTCAGCTGGGCCAAGCAGAACGGTCTGGACGGCAGCGAGAAGGTGCTGCTGGTGACCGACGACGAGAACGCTCGTCGCGCGGCCCGCAACGTGAGCTGGGTCAGCGTGCTGCCCGTGGCTGGCGTGAACGTGTACGACATCCTGCGTCATGACCGCCTCGTGATCGATGCGGCTGCCCTGGAGATCGTGGAAGAAGACGCCGGGGAGGAGCAGCAGTGA
- the rplN gene encoding 50S ribosomal protein L14 yields the protein MIMPQSRLDVADNSGAREIMCIRVLNSGIGGKGLTTGGGGNKRYAHVGDIIVASVKDAAPRGAVKAGDVVKAVVVRTSHAIKRADGSTIRFDKNAAVIINNQGEPRGTRVFGPVARELRDRRFMKIVSLAPEVL from the coding sequence ATGATCATGCCTCAGTCCCGCCTGGACGTGGCGGACAACAGCGGCGCCCGCGAAATCATGTGCATTCGCGTGCTCAACAGCGGTATCGGCGGCAAGGGCCTGACCACCGGTGGTGGCGGTAACAAGCGCTACGCCCACGTCGGTGACATCATCGTCGCCTCGGTCAAGGACGCTGCCCCCCGCGGCGCCGTGAAAGCCGGTGACGTGGTCAAGGCCGTGGTCGTGCGCACTTCTCATGCCATCAAGCGTGCCGACGGCAGCACCATTCGCTTCGACAAGAACGCCGCCGTCATCATCAACAACCAGGGCGAGCCTCGCGGCACCCGCGTCTTCGGGCCGGTCGCCCGCGAACTGCGTGACCGCCGCTTCATGAAGATCGTTTCCCTGGCTCCGGAGGTGCTGTAA
- the fusA gene encoding elongation factor G: MTITKSQEYLTHFRNIGIAAHIDAGKTTTTERILFFTGKNRNIGEVHDGAATMDWMEQERERGITITAAATTAHWKHSGTGEDYTVNIIDTPGHVDFTIEVERSMRVLDGAVAVFDSSQGVEPQSETVWRQADRYGVPRIAFSNKMDKTGASFDLVVNDIRERLGAIPAPIQYPMGAENEFKGIIDIVRMQAHTFTNDLGTEITVSDVPAEYMDKVQEMRQQLIEAAAEVDEDLMMKFLEGEEPTQEELIAAIRKGTIAKQIFPVLCGSSLKNKGVQLLLDAVVDYLPSPLEVPAIKGTHEDGETVTEFPADPEGKLAALAFKIMADPYVGRLTFVRIYSGTLASGSYVYNASKDKRERVGRLLKMHANSREEVTELKAGELGAVIGLKDAGTGNTLISDGDDRVLLESIDIPEPVIKLAIEPKTKADQEKMGIGLQKLAEEDPTFKVETDQESGQTTIAGMGELHLEILVDRLKREYKVEANVGAPQVAYRETITKQVEVDSKFARQSGGRGQYGHVKLRVEPLEPGAGFIFENAVVGGTVPKEYIGPAQKGVEEAMQSGPMLGFPVVDIKVVIYDGSYHEVDSSEMAFKIAGSMGLKEAVQKGSPAILEPVMRVEVTTPEEYMGDVIGDLNSRRGQIQGMEARGNAQIVKAFVPLSEMFGYATDMRSKTQGRASYSMFFDHYTQVPTNLAQQLMKK, translated from the coding sequence ATGACCATCACGAAATCGCAGGAGTACCTGACCCACTTCCGCAACATCGGGATTGCCGCGCACATCGACGCCGGCAAGACCACCACCACCGAGCGCATCCTGTTCTTCACGGGCAAGAACCGCAACATCGGTGAAGTGCACGACGGCGCGGCCACCATGGACTGGATGGAGCAGGAGCGCGAGCGCGGTATCACTATCACCGCCGCCGCGACCACCGCCCACTGGAAGCACAGCGGCACCGGTGAGGACTACACCGTCAACATCATCGATACCCCCGGTCACGTGGACTTCACCATCGAAGTGGAACGCTCCATGCGCGTGCTCGACGGCGCGGTGGCCGTGTTCGACTCCAGCCAGGGCGTCGAGCCTCAGTCGGAAACCGTGTGGCGTCAGGCCGACCGTTACGGCGTGCCCCGCATCGCGTTCTCCAACAAGATGGATAAGACCGGTGCGAGCTTCGACCTCGTGGTGAACGACATCCGCGAGCGTCTGGGGGCCATTCCTGCGCCGATCCAGTACCCCATGGGTGCCGAGAACGAGTTCAAGGGCATCATCGACATCGTGCGGATGCAGGCCCACACCTTCACCAACGACCTCGGCACCGAGATCACCGTCTCGGACGTGCCCGCCGAGTACATGGACAAGGTGCAGGAAATGCGCCAGCAGCTCATCGAAGCGGCGGCCGAAGTCGACGAAGACCTGATGATGAAGTTCCTGGAGGGCGAGGAGCCCACCCAGGAAGAACTGATCGCCGCGATCCGCAAGGGCACCATCGCCAAGCAGATCTTCCCCGTGCTGTGCGGCAGCTCCCTGAAGAACAAGGGTGTGCAGCTGCTCCTCGATGCCGTGGTGGACTACCTGCCCAGCCCGCTGGAAGTGCCCGCCATCAAGGGCACCCACGAGGACGGCGAAACCGTCACCGAGTTCCCCGCCGACCCCGAAGGCAAGCTGGCCGCGCTGGCGTTCAAGATCATGGCCGACCCCTACGTGGGCCGCCTGACCTTCGTGCGCATCTACTCGGGCACCCTGGCCTCGGGCAGCTACGTGTACAACGCTTCCAAGGACAAGCGCGAGCGCGTGGGCCGTCTGCTGAAGATGCACGCCAACAGCCGTGAAGAAGTCACCGAGCTGAAGGCGGGCGAACTCGGCGCCGTCATCGGTCTGAAGGACGCGGGCACCGGCAACACCCTGATCAGCGACGGCGACGACCGCGTGCTGCTCGAATCCATCGACATTCCCGAGCCGGTCATCAAGCTCGCCATTGAGCCGAAGACCAAGGCCGACCAGGAAAAGATGGGCATCGGTCTTCAGAAGCTCGCCGAAGAAGACCCCACTTTCAAGGTCGAAACCGACCAGGAAAGCGGTCAGACCACCATCGCGGGCATGGGCGAACTTCACCTGGAAATCCTGGTGGACCGCCTCAAGCGCGAGTACAAGGTCGAAGCGAACGTGGGCGCCCCGCAGGTGGCCTACCGTGAAACCATCACCAAGCAGGTCGAAGTGGACTCCAAGTTCGCCCGTCAGTCGGGTGGTCGCGGTCAGTACGGTCACGTCAAACTGCGCGTCGAGCCGCTGGAACCCGGTGCGGGCTTCATCTTCGAAAACGCCGTGGTCGGCGGCACCGTGCCCAAGGAGTACATCGGGCCGGCCCAGAAGGGTGTCGAAGAAGCCATGCAGAGCGGCCCCATGCTCGGCTTCCCGGTGGTGGACATCAAGGTCGTCATCTACGACGGCTCGTACCACGAAGTCGACTCCTCGGAAATGGCCTTCAAGATTGCTGGCAGCATGGGCCTCAAGGAAGCTGTCCAGAAGGGCAGCCCCGCCATCCTCGAACCCGTGATGCGCGTCGAAGTCACCACCCCCGAGGAGTACATGGGCGACGTGATCGGCGACCTGAACAGCCGCCGTGGCCAGATTCAGGGCATGGAAGCGCGCGGAAACGCCCAGATCGTCAAGGCGTTCGTGCCCCTGAGCGAAATGTTCGGCTACGCCACCGACATGCGCTCCAAGACCCAGGGCCGCGCCAGCTACTCGATGTTCTTCGATCACTACACCCAGGTGCCCACCAACCTGGCGCAGCAACTGATGAAGAAGTAA
- the rplP gene encoding 50S ribosomal protein L16, which produces MLLPKRTKFRKQFRGRMTGDAKGGDYVAFGDYGLIAMEPAWIKSNQIEACRIVMSRHFRRGGKIYIRIFPDKPVTKKPAETRMGKGKGAVEYWVSVVKPGRVMFEVAGVTEEQAKEAFRLAGHKLPIQTKMVKREVYDEAQ; this is translated from the coding sequence ATGCTTCTTCCGAAGCGCACCAAGTTCCGTAAGCAGTTCCGTGGCCGCATGACCGGCGACGCCAAGGGTGGCGACTACGTCGCGTTCGGCGACTATGGTCTGATCGCCATGGAACCCGCCTGGATCAAGAGCAACCAGATCGAGGCCTGCCGTATCGTCATGAGCCGTCACTTCCGCCGTGGCGGGAAGATCTACATCCGCATCTTCCCCGACAAGCCCGTGACCAAGAAGCCCGCCGAAACCCGAATGGGTAAGGGCAAGGGCGCCGTGGAGTACTGGGTGAGCGTCGTGAAGCCCGGCCGCGTGATGTTCGAAGTGGCGGGCGTGACCGAGGAACAGGCCAAGGAAGCCTTCCGCCTGGCCGGTCACAAGCTCCCCATCCAGACCAAGATGGTGAAGCGCGAGGTTTACGATGAAGCCCAGTGA
- a CDS encoding 50S ribosomal protein L23 — protein MSHYDILQAPVISEKAYAAMERGVYSFWVSPKATKTEIKNAVQQAFGVQVVGISTMNVPGKRKRVGRFIGQRNDRKKAIVRLAEGQSIEALAGQA, from the coding sequence GTGAGCCACTACGACATTCTTCAGGCGCCCGTGATCAGCGAGAAGGCCTACGCGGCCATGGAACGCGGCGTGTACTCGTTCTGGGTCAGCCCCAAGGCCACCAAGACCGAGATCAAGAACGCGGTTCAGCAGGCGTTCGGCGTGCAGGTCGTGGGGATCAGCACCATGAACGTGCCGGGCAAGCGCAAGCGCGTGGGCCGCTTCATCGGTCAGCGCAATGACCGCAAGAAGGCCATCGTGCGTCTCGCCGAAGGCCAGAGCATCGAGGCCCTGGCGGGCCAGGCCTAA
- the rpsJ gene encoding 30S ribosomal protein S10, producing MVAPKIRIKLRGFDHKALDQSASKIVDTVRRTGADVSGPVPLPTRIRRFTVLRSPFKYKDSREHFEIRTHNRLVDIMNPTKKTIDSLMTLDLPTGVDIEIKTVGGRA from the coding sequence ATGGTTGCCCCGAAGATCCGTATCAAACTGCGTGGTTTCGACCACAAGGCGCTGGACCAGTCCGCGAGCAAGATCGTGGACACCGTCCGGCGCACCGGGGCGGACGTGAGCGGTCCCGTGCCGCTCCCCACCCGCATCCGCCGCTTCACCGTGCTGCGCAGCCCCTTCAAGTACAAGGACAGCCGCGAGCACTTCGAGATTCGCACCCACAACCGTCTGGTGGACATCATGAACCCCACCAAGAAGACCATTGATTCCCTGATGACCCTCGACCTGCCCACCGGCGTCGACATCGAGATCAAGACCGTCGGGGGCCGCGCATGA
- the rplX gene encoding 50S ribosomal protein L24: MPRPSAGSHHNDKLHVRKGDTVIVLSGKHKGQTGKVLLALPRDQKVVVEGVNLITKNVKPSMSNPQGGQEQRELALHASKVALVDPETGKATRIRKQIVDGKKVRVAVASGKTID; this comes from the coding sequence ATGCCCCGTCCTAGCGCAGGCAGCCACCACAACGACAAGCTGCACGTTCGCAAGGGTGACACCGTCATCGTGCTGAGCGGCAAGCACAAGGGCCAGACCGGCAAGGTGCTGCTCGCGCTTCCCCGTGACCAGAAGGTCGTCGTGGAAGGCGTGAACCTCATCACCAAGAACGTCAAGCCCAGCATGAGCAACCCCCAGGGTGGTCAGGAACAGCGCGAGCTGGCCCTGCACGCCAGCAAGGTTGCCCTGGTCGACCCCGAAACCGGCAAGGCCACCCGTATCCGCAAGCAGATCGTCGACGGCAAGAAAGTGCGCGTCGCGGTCGCGAGCGGCAAGACCATCGACTGA
- the rplC gene encoding 50S ribosomal protein L3 has protein sequence MKGILGTKIGMTQIWKNDRAVPVTVVLAGPCPVVQRKTAQTDGYEAVQIGYAPKAERKVNKPMQGHFARAGVAPVRVLREFRDFAPEGDSVNVDIFAEGEKIDATGTSKGKGFQGVMKRWNFAGGPASHGSKKWHRRPGSIGQRKTPGRVYKGKRMAGHMGMERVTVQNLEVVEIRAGENLILVKGAIPGANGGLVVLRQAAKGGR, from the coding sequence ATGAAGGGCATTCTCGGCACCAAGATCGGCATGACCCAGATCTGGAAGAACGACCGCGCGGTTCCCGTGACCGTCGTTCTGGCTGGCCCCTGCCCCGTCGTGCAGCGCAAGACCGCGCAGACCGACGGCTACGAAGCCGTGCAGATCGGCTACGCGCCCAAGGCGGAGCGTAAGGTCAACAAGCCCATGCAGGGCCACTTCGCCAGGGCGGGTGTGGCTCCGGTGCGCGTGCTGCGCGAGTTCCGCGATTTTGCTCCCGAAGGCGACAGCGTCAACGTGGACATCTTCGCTGAAGGCGAAAAGATCGACGCGACCGGCACCAGCAAGGGCAAAGGCTTCCAGGGCGTCATGAAGCGCTGGAACTTCGCCGGTGGTCCGGCGAGCCACGGTTCCAAGAAGTGGCACCGCCGCCCCGGTTCGATCGGTCAGCGCAAGACCCCGGGCCGCGTGTACAAGGGCAAGCGCATGGCCGGTCACATGGGGATGGAGCGCGTGACCGTGCAGAACCTCGAAGTCGTCGAAATCCGCGCGGGCGAGAACCTGATTCTCGTCAAGGGCGCGATTCCCGGCGCCAACGGCGGGCTTGTGGTGCTGCGCCAGGCCGCCAAGGGAGGCAGGTAA
- the rpsC gene encoding 30S ribosomal protein S3, whose translation MGNKINPNGFRLGITKGWNSRWYAGKKQYAGLLKEDEQIRQLVNRKLAAAGIARIEIERAGQQVNVIISAAKPGVVIGKGGESIKELRGDIERLVSAGTVAVNVAEIPNPNISAPLVALRIAEQIERRFAFRRAMKQAAQRVMESGARGVKVILSGRLGGAEQARTEKVLEGRVPLHTLRADIDYGTALARTTYGILGIKVLVFNGEVIGGKTETFARPQRRDRDERRPEGGDRPARRRPTARRRTGGE comes from the coding sequence ATGGGCAATAAGATCAACCCGAACGGCTTCCGCCTGGGCATCACCAAGGGCTGGAACAGCCGCTGGTACGCCGGCAAGAAGCAGTACGCCGGTCTGCTCAAGGAAGACGAGCAGATCCGTCAGCTGGTCAACCGCAAGCTGGCTGCCGCCGGTATCGCCCGCATCGAAATCGAGCGCGCAGGTCAGCAGGTCAACGTGATCATCTCCGCCGCCAAGCCCGGCGTGGTGATCGGTAAGGGCGGCGAAAGCATCAAGGAACTGCGCGGTGACATCGAGCGTCTGGTGTCCGCCGGCACGGTGGCCGTGAACGTCGCCGAGATCCCCAACCCCAACATCAGTGCCCCGCTGGTCGCCCTGCGCATCGCCGAGCAGATCGAGCGCCGTTTCGCGTTCCGCCGCGCCATGAAGCAGGCCGCGCAGCGCGTGATGGAGTCGGGCGCCCGCGGCGTCAAGGTGATCCTCAGCGGTCGCCTCGGCGGCGCCGAGCAGGCCCGCACCGAAAAGGTGCTCGAAGGCCGCGTGCCGCTGCACACCCTGCGCGCCGACATCGACTACGGCACCGCGCTGGCCCGGACCACCTACGGCATCCTGGGCATCAAGGTGCTGGTGTTCAACGGTGAAGTGATCGGTGGCAAGACCGAAACCTTTGCCCGTCCTCAGCGCCGTGACCGCGACGAGCGCCGTCCTGAAGGTGGCGACCGCCCGGCCCGTCGCCGTCCCACCGCCCGCCGCCGCACCGGAGGTGAATGA
- the rpsQ gene encoding 30S ribosomal protein S17, translated as MKKTFTGVVVSDKADKTVSVKVERRFAHPLYGKVVTRSHKYAAHDENNEYKIGDRVEIIAVRPISKTKTWKVTKLIERPRGIETTLAETEVAGGEA; from the coding sequence ATGAAAAAGACCTTTACGGGCGTCGTGGTGAGCGACAAGGCCGACAAGACCGTGAGCGTCAAGGTCGAGCGCCGCTTCGCGCACCCCCTGTACGGCAAGGTCGTGACCCGCAGCCACAAGTACGCGGCCCACGACGAGAACAACGAATACAAGATCGGTGACCGGGTGGAGATCATCGCGGTGCGCCCCATCAGCAAGACCAAGACCTGGAAGGTCACCAAGCTGATCGAGCGTCCCCGTGGCATCGAAACCACCCTGGCCGAGACCGAAGTCGCCGGAGGTGAAGCATGA
- the rpsS gene encoding 30S ribosomal protein S19 has protein sequence MPRSLKKGPFVEDHLLKKVDAQNDKKDKRVIKTWSRRSTIVPEMIGHTIAVYNGKQHVPVFVNEQMIGHKLGEFSPTRNYRGHGADKNAKGSKKK, from the coding sequence ATGCCCCGTAGCCTCAAAAAAGGCCCGTTCGTGGAAGACCACCTCCTGAAGAAGGTGGACGCCCAGAACGACAAGAAAGACAAGCGCGTGATCAAGACCTGGAGCCGCCGCTCCACCATCGTCCCTGAGATGATCGGTCACACCATCGCCGTGTACAACGGCAAGCAGCATGTTCCGGTGTTCGTGAACGAGCAGATGATCGGCCACAAGCTCGGCGAGTTCAGCCCCACCCGCAACTACCGTGGGCACGGCGCCGACAAGAACGCCAAAGGGAGCAAGAAGAAATGA
- the rpsG gene encoding 30S ribosomal protein S7, with product MARRRRAEVRPVQPDLVYQDVLVSAMINRIMRDGKKNLASRIFYGACRLVQERTGQEPLKVFKQAYDNVKPRVEVRSRRVGGSTYQVPVEVGVRRQQSLTLRWMITAVDGRPERTAIERLAGEIMDAAQGRGGAIKKKDDVERMAEANRAYAHYRW from the coding sequence ATGGCACGTCGCCGCAGAGCAGAAGTGCGCCCCGTTCAGCCCGACCTGGTGTACCAGGACGTGCTGGTGAGCGCGATGATCAACCGCATCATGCGTGATGGCAAGAAGAACCTCGCCAGCCGCATTTTCTACGGAGCCTGCCGTCTGGTGCAGGAGCGCACCGGCCAGGAGCCGCTGAAGGTCTTCAAGCAGGCCTACGACAACGTCAAGCCCCGCGTCGAAGTGCGCAGCCGCCGCGTCGGTGGCTCCACCTACCAGGTGCCGGTCGAAGTCGGCGTGCGCCGTCAGCAGAGCCTGACCCTGCGCTGGATGATCACCGCCGTGGACGGTCGCCCCGAGCGCACCGCCATCGAGCGCCTCGCCGGTGAAATCATGGACGCCGCGCAGGGCCGTGGCGGCGCCATCAAGAAGAAAGACGACGTGGAGCGCATGGCGGAAGCCAACCGCGCCTACGCGCACTACCGCTGGTAA
- the rplE gene encoding 50S ribosomal protein L5: MQQLKTKYNDQVRPALMQQFGYSSVMAVPRIEKIVVNEGLGSSKEDSKAIDKAAKELALITLQKPIITKAKKSISNFKLRQGMPVGIKVTLRGERMYVFLEKLINIGLPRIRDFRGINPNAFDGRGNYNLGIKEQLIFPEITYDMVDKTRGMDITIVTTAKTDEEARALLQAMGLPFRKQ; encoded by the coding sequence ATGCAACAGCTCAAGACGAAGTACAACGACCAGGTGCGCCCCGCCCTCATGCAGCAGTTCGGCTACTCCAGCGTGATGGCCGTACCCCGCATCGAGAAAATCGTGGTGAACGAAGGCCTCGGCAGCTCCAAGGAAGACTCCAAGGCGATCGACAAGGCCGCCAAGGAACTCGCCCTCATTACCCTGCAAAAGCCCATCATCACCAAGGCGAAGAAGAGCATCTCGAACTTCAAGCTGCGTCAGGGCATGCCCGTGGGCATCAAGGTCACGCTGCGCGGCGAGCGCATGTACGTGTTCCTGGAAAAGCTGATCAACATCGGCCTGCCCCGCATCCGTGACTTCCGTGGGATCAACCCCAACGCCTTCGACGGCCGCGGCAACTACAACCTCGGCATCAAGGAGCAGCTGATTTTCCCGGAAATCACCTACGACATGGTCGACAAGACCCGTGGCATGGACATCACCATCGTGACCACCGCCAAGACCGACGAAGAAGCCCGCGCCCTGCTGCAGGCGATGGGCCTGCCCTTCCGCAAGCAGTAA
- the rplV gene encoding 50S ribosomal protein L22: MTAPEQTFRNKKQRKQQVKLRKPGFAVAKYVRMSPRKVRLVVDVIRGKSVQDAEDLLRFIPRSASEPVAKVLNSAKANAVHNDEMLEDRLFVKEAYVDAGPTLKRLIPRARGSANIIKKRTSHITIIVAEKGAK, from the coding sequence ATGACCGCTCCTGAACAGACTTTCCGCAACAAGAAGCAGCGCAAGCAGCAGGTCAAGCTGCGCAAGCCCGGCTTCGCCGTTGCCAAGTACGTCCGCATGAGCCCCCGCAAGGTGCGCCTGGTCGTGGACGTGATTCGTGGCAAGAGCGTTCAGGACGCCGAAGACCTGCTGCGCTTCATCCCCCGCTCGGCCAGCGAGCCGGTCGCCAAGGTGCTCAACAGCGCCAAGGCCAACGCCGTGCACAACGACGAGATGCTCGAAGACCGTCTCTTCGTCAAGGAAGCCTATGTGGACGCGGGACCGACGCTCAAGCGCCTGATTCCCCGCGCCCGTGGCTCGGCCAACATCATCAAGAAGCGCACCAGCCACATCACCATCATCGTTGCCGAGAAGGGAGCCAAATAA
- the tuf gene encoding elongation factor Tu → MAKGTFERTKPHVNIGTIGHVDHGKTTLTAAITFTAASADPSIETLAYDQIDKAPEEKARGITINTAHVEYQTETRHYSHVDCPGHADYVKNMITGAAQMDGAILVVSSADGPMPQTREHILLARQVGVPYIVVFMNKVDMVDDEELLELVEMEVRELLSKYEFPGDDLPVVKGSALRALEALQGNPKIARGADKWVDYIWELLDAVDSYIPTPERDTDKTFLMPVEDVFTITGRGTVATGRVERGTVKVQDEVEIVGLTDTRKTTVTGIEMHRKLLDSGMAGDNVGVLLRGVARDDVERGQVLAKPGSIKPHTKFEASVYVLSKDEGGRHSAFFGGYRPQFYFRTTDVTGVVELAEGVEMVMPGDNVTFTVELIKPIAMEEGLRFAIREGGRTVGAGVVSKVLE, encoded by the coding sequence ATGGCAAAAGGAACGTTCGAGCGCACCAAGCCCCACGTGAACATCGGCACCATCGGTCACGTCGACCACGGCAAGACCACCCTGACCGCCGCCATCACCTTCACCGCCGCTTCGGCTGACCCCAGCATCGAGACCCTGGCCTACGACCAGATCGACAAGGCCCCCGAAGAAAAGGCCCGCGGCATCACCATCAACACCGCCCACGTCGAGTACCAGACCGAAACCCGTCACTACTCGCACGTCGACTGCCCCGGTCACGCCGACTACGTCAAGAACATGATCACCGGCGCGGCGCAGATGGACGGCGCTATCCTCGTCGTCAGCTCCGCTGACGGCCCCATGCCCCAGACCCGCGAGCACATCCTCCTCGCCCGTCAGGTCGGCGTGCCCTACATCGTCGTCTTCATGAACAAGGTGGACATGGTCGACGACGAAGAACTGCTCGAACTCGTCGAGATGGAAGTGCGCGAGCTGCTGAGCAAGTACGAGTTCCCCGGTGACGACCTCCCCGTCGTCAAGGGCAGTGCGCTCCGCGCCCTCGAAGCCCTGCAGGGCAATCCCAAGATTGCCCGTGGCGCCGACAAGTGGGTCGACTACATCTGGGAACTGCTCGACGCGGTCGACAGCTACATCCCCACCCCCGAGCGCGACACCGACAAGACCTTCCTGATGCCCGTCGAAGACGTGTTCACCATCACCGGTCGTGGCACCGTCGCCACGGGCCGCGTGGAACGCGGCACCGTCAAGGTCCAGGACGAAGTCGAAATCGTCGGCCTGACCGATACCCGCAAGACCACCGTGACCGGGATCGAAATGCACCGCAAGCTGCTCGACTCCGGCATGGCGGGCGACAACGTCGGCGTGCTGCTGCGTGGTGTGGCGCGTGACGACGTGGAACGTGGTCAGGTGCTCGCCAAGCCCGGCAGCATCAAGCCGCACACCAAGTTCGAAGCCAGCGTGTACGTGCTGAGCAAGGACGAAGGTGGCCGTCACAGCGCGTTCTTCGGTGGGTACCGTCCGCAGTTCTACTTCCGCACGACGGACGTGACGGGCGTGGTGGAACTGGCCGAAGGCGTGGAAATGGTGATGCCCGGTGACAACGTGACGTTCACCGTGGAACTGATCAAGCCCATCGCCATGGAAGAAGGCCTGCGCTTCGCCATCCGCGAAGGTGGCCGCACCGTCGGCGCCGGCGTCGTTTCCAAGGTCCTGGAGTAA